A part of Citrifermentans bremense genomic DNA contains:
- a CDS encoding ATP-binding protein, translated as MAYTSEKYTKNPLIHRDRRLSLSPSAWVRSFSCEDLKPLIVCRGPIRKEAMDVYQEMGITHYGILLSEKDSIVYPNALAPELRTLTDSKRVHRVPDYSGASKEERVERIHQIIRIALDNGYDSIFAGYGFMAEDDEFVGAIEQAGLNFIGPCAATQTGAGKKDEAKRTALSVNVSVTPGIDNVTARTLIKKHPTREKLLALVKSDGLDCDPKVLSNEKLSLEELADHILYASYSKGVDLFSIEELCAQVQTECVAMLKKYPQSRVRLKAIGGGGGKGQRLLGAGLLNLKNADDKTIEKEAAEAPGLVREILNEVKANGIGDNKNILVELNIEQTRHNEIQLIGNGDWCLALGGRDCSLQMHEQKLLEVSVTQEGLMAAIEKAKAAGKKAEVKALESDLKVLKRMEEESERFGKAVGLDSASTFECIVDRDRHYFMEVNTRIQVEHRVTELCYVLKFVNPDDANDFFVVESLVEAMAILARHRKRVPKPERIVRFNAAVEARLNATDASLSPHAGGMIRYWSKPIEGEIRDDQGISMLNPDTGVFMKYKVAGAYDSNIALLLTKGEDRLESYEKMSEVLRATTLRGSDLATNLEFHYGLVNWFLGRNVMAKPTTRFVVPYLTLVGTLKEVANKIDPVYAFLQMKKHYAKMVTDSLAGEPERQAKELKNMSSLLDRKGTLIIRPIERLLGDPHLLSGWLSINTKNFRIDNGKVVWLRNPVGVLNETYEYLHMNHRPHKPAAEIIWGHDNELLQQALHFSRTLREKFGLARDEYFTLHEILKNDAPQGGFDQATWDHVRSAHFGYEAGLELLGMLFLIGQTTKFWDLRVEEDLEITIPEYLNDPELQARMKKVLVPPPATKADEIVSVCGGMYYGQEAPGMPAFVTEGMHFEKGQPLYIIEVMKMFNKVYAPFSGTIDKILVTSGDGTIVSKGQPLFKVTPDEKFVEVDVNALEKEKRSITSDYLKAVL; from the coding sequence CCCGCTGATCCACAGGGATCGCCGCCTGAGCCTGTCGCCTTCCGCCTGGGTGCGCTCCTTCTCCTGCGAGGATCTCAAACCGCTCATCGTCTGCCGCGGACCGATCCGCAAAGAGGCGATGGACGTCTACCAGGAAATGGGGATCACCCACTACGGCATCCTCCTCTCCGAGAAGGACTCGATCGTCTACCCGAACGCACTAGCGCCGGAGCTTAGGACCCTTACCGATTCCAAGCGCGTGCACCGCGTGCCCGACTACAGCGGCGCGAGCAAGGAGGAGCGCGTCGAGCGCATCCACCAGATCATCAGGATCGCCCTCGACAACGGCTACGACTCCATCTTCGCCGGCTACGGCTTCATGGCCGAGGACGACGAGTTCGTAGGCGCCATCGAGCAGGCCGGGCTCAACTTCATCGGCCCCTGCGCCGCCACCCAGACCGGCGCCGGGAAAAAGGACGAGGCGAAGAGGACCGCGCTGTCGGTCAACGTCTCCGTCACCCCCGGTATCGACAACGTCACCGCCCGCACGCTGATCAAGAAGCACCCCACCCGCGAGAAGCTCCTGGCGCTGGTCAAGTCCGACGGACTCGACTGCGACCCGAAGGTCCTCAGCAACGAAAAGCTCTCCCTCGAGGAGTTGGCCGACCACATCCTCTACGCCTCCTACAGCAAGGGTGTCGACCTCTTCTCCATCGAGGAGCTCTGCGCGCAGGTCCAGACCGAGTGCGTCGCCATGCTGAAGAAGTACCCGCAGAGCAGGGTGCGTCTTAAGGCGATCGGCGGCGGCGGCGGCAAGGGGCAGCGTCTTCTGGGCGCGGGCCTTTTGAACCTGAAAAACGCCGACGACAAGACCATCGAGAAGGAAGCGGCAGAGGCCCCGGGCCTTGTGCGCGAGATCCTGAACGAGGTGAAGGCAAACGGCATCGGCGACAACAAGAACATCCTGGTCGAGCTCAACATCGAGCAGACCAGGCACAACGAGATCCAGCTGATCGGCAACGGCGACTGGTGCCTCGCTCTTGGCGGGCGCGACTGCTCGCTGCAGATGCACGAGCAGAAGCTCCTCGAGGTGTCCGTGACCCAGGAAGGGCTCATGGCCGCCATCGAAAAGGCCAAGGCTGCTGGTAAAAAGGCCGAGGTGAAGGCCCTTGAGAGCGACCTCAAGGTGCTGAAGAGGATGGAAGAGGAATCGGAGCGCTTCGGCAAGGCGGTAGGGCTTGACTCCGCGTCCACCTTCGAGTGCATAGTCGACCGCGACCGCCACTACTTCATGGAGGTGAACACGAGGATCCAGGTGGAGCACCGGGTAACCGAGCTCTGCTACGTCCTGAAGTTCGTGAACCCGGACGATGCAAACGACTTCTTCGTGGTCGAGAGCCTGGTCGAGGCGATGGCCATCCTCGCCCGCCACAGAAAGCGGGTTCCCAAGCCGGAGCGCATCGTGCGCTTCAACGCCGCCGTCGAGGCGCGCCTGAACGCCACCGACGCCTCCCTCTCCCCGCACGCGGGGGGGATGATCCGCTACTGGTCCAAACCGATCGAAGGCGAGATCCGCGACGACCAGGGTATCAGCATGCTGAACCCGGACACCGGCGTCTTCATGAAGTACAAGGTCGCCGGTGCCTACGACTCCAACATCGCCCTGCTCCTCACCAAAGGCGAAGACCGCCTGGAGAGCTACGAGAAGATGTCCGAGGTGCTGCGCGCAACCACCCTGCGCGGCTCCGACCTTGCCACGAACCTCGAGTTCCACTACGGCCTGGTGAACTGGTTCCTGGGGAGAAACGTGATGGCGAAGCCGACCACCCGCTTCGTGGTCCCCTACCTCACCTTGGTCGGGACGCTGAAGGAAGTCGCCAACAAGATCGACCCGGTCTACGCCTTCCTGCAGATGAAGAAGCACTACGCCAAGATGGTTACCGACTCCCTCGCCGGAGAGCCCGAGCGCCAGGCGAAGGAACTGAAGAACATGTCGAGCCTTCTGGACCGCAAGGGGACCCTGATCATCCGTCCCATCGAACGGCTTTTGGGCGACCCGCACCTTCTCTCTGGCTGGCTTTCTATCAACACCAAGAACTTCCGCATCGACAACGGGAAGGTGGTCTGGCTCAGGAACCCGGTAGGGGTCTTGAACGAGACCTACGAGTACCTGCACATGAATCACCGCCCGCACAAGCCTGCGGCCGAGATCATCTGGGGGCACGACAACGAGCTCCTGCAGCAGGCGCTCCACTTCTCCCGGACCCTGCGCGAGAAGTTCGGCCTGGCGCGCGACGAGTACTTCACCCTGCATGAGATCCTGAAGAACGACGCCCCGCAGGGTGGCTTCGACCAGGCGACCTGGGACCACGTCCGTTCCGCACACTTCGGCTACGAGGCCGGTCTCGAGCTCCTGGGTATGCTGTTCCTGATCGGGCAGACCACCAAGTTCTGGGACCTGCGCGTGGAGGAAGACCTGGAGATCACCATCCCCGAGTACCTGAACGATCCCGAGCTTCAGGCTCGGATGAAGAAGGTGCTGGTACCGCCGCCGGCGACCAAGGCGGACGAGATCGTGTCCGTGTGCGGCGGCATGTACTACGGCCAGGAAGCTCCCGGCATGCCCGCCTTCGTAACCGAGGGGATGCACTTCGAGAAGGGGCAGCCGCTCTACATCATCGAGGTCATGAAGATGTTCAACAAGGTGTACGCCCCCTTCTCCGGGACCATCGACAAGATCCTGGTCACCTCCGGCGACGGCACCATCGTCTCCAAGGGGCAGCCGCTCTTCAAGGTCACCCCGGACGAGAAGTTCGTCGAGGTCGATGTCAACGCCCTCGAGAAGGAAAAGCGCAGCATCACCTCCGACTACCTGAAAGCGGTCCTCTAG